The Acidobacteriota bacterium genome has a segment encoding these proteins:
- a CDS encoding response regulator, translating into MTEKRKVLVIDDDPAINESVKAILDGNGYTTETAISGKEGLEKFRVMKPDIVLCDMMMEDVDAGAKVAKVLKDERPDVPVYLLSTIGDATARNINPADLGFNGVFQKPVNFDVLLSVLAKALPKS; encoded by the coding sequence ATGACTGAAAAAAGGAAAGTTCTCGTCATCGACGACGACCCCGCCATCAATGAATCCGTAAAGGCCATTCTGGACGGAAACGGCTACACGACGGAAACCGCAATCAGCGGCAAGGAAGGTCTGGAAAAATTCCGGGTCATGAAGCCGGACATTGTCCTCTGCGACATGATGATGGAGGACGTGGATGCCGGAGCCAAGGTGGCCAAGGTCCTCAAGGACGAGCGTCCGGATGTCCCGGTCTACCTCCTGAGCACGATCGGAGATGCCACGGCCCGAAACATCAATCCGGCCGATCTCGGATTCAACGGCGTTTTTCAGAAGCCCGTCAACTTCGACGTCCTTCTCTCGGTCCTGGCCAAGGCGCTCCCGAAATCCTGA